The sequence below is a genomic window from bacterium.
GGGCTGGTCATCGAGGCCGCCGGCGTGGATGCGGCGCTCGGCGAGCTGTGCCGGATCACGCGCCCAGGTGATCAACAATCGGTGCTCGCCGAGGTGGTCGGCTTCCACGAGCGCGGCGTGTTGCTCATGCCGCTGGGCCGGATCGAGGGGGTGCACCCGGGCAGCGCGGTGCAGGCGCTCGGCCGCTCGTGGGGCGTGGATGTGGGGCCGGGTCTGCTGGGCAGGGTGCTGAACGGCCTCGGCCAGCCGATCGACGGGCGGGGTGATCTGGGCGCGGTCGAACGGGTGCCGCTGTTCGCCGACCCGCCGAATCCCCTCGAGCGGGACCTGGTGGACGAGCCGCTCGCGACCGGGATCCGCGCCATCGATGGCCTCCTCACCCTGGGGCGCGGCCAGCGTGTGGGGATCTTCGCGGGCAGCGGCGTGGGCAAGAGCACGCTGCTCGGGATGATCGCGCAGCGGACATCGGCGGACGTGAACGTCATCGCGCTGCTGGGCGAGCGCGGCCGCGAAGTCCGCGACTTCGTCGAGAACGCGCTCGGCCCCGAAGGCCTCGCCCGCTCGGTCGTGGTCGTCGCGACCGGCGACGAGGCCGCCCTGATCCGCGCGCGCGGCGCGCTCGTGGCGACAGCGATCGCCGAGTACTTCCGCGACCGCGGCAAGCACGTGCTGCTGATGGTGGATTCCATCACGCGCGTCGCCATGGCGTGGCGCGAGATCGGCCTGGCCGTGGGTGAGCCGCCGACGAGCAAGGGATACCCGCCCTCCGTGTTCGCCCTGCTGCCGCGCTTGCTGGAACGCGCGGGCACCGCGGCGCGAGGCTCGATCAGCGGGATCTACACCGTGCTCGTGGAGGGAGACGACTTCAACGAGCCGATCGCGGATGCGGTCCGGTCCATCCTCGACGGACACATCGTGCTGAGCCGCCGGCTGGCGACGGCGGGCAGGTTCCCCGCCATCGAGGTGCTGGAGAGCACGAGCCGCGTACGCGACCGGATCATCGACGCCGAGCAGCGGCGCGCCGCGGACGCGGTGCTGAAGCTGTTGGCCGCGTACCGCGAGAAGGAGGACCTGATCGCGGTCGGCGCGTACCGCCAGGGCTCCGATCCTGTGGTGGACGCGGCGATCCGGATGCGCGAGCCGATCCTGTCGTTCCTCCGGCAGGGCACCGACGACCGGACGAGCTACGACGAGACGCGCCGACAGTTGATCGAGCTCGCGGCCGCGATCGAGAAGCGTCAGGAGGCGGCTGCATGAGCGCGTTTCGCTTCCCGCTGCAGAAGGTGCTGGAACTTCGCAAGCACCAAGAGCAGGTGGCGGCGCTGCGGCTGGCGGAGGCAGAGCGCGAGGCGGAGCGGGCGCGCCGCGCGCTGGACGCCCTCGAGGAGCTGCGCCGGCAGGGACACGACCGGCTCG
It includes:
- a CDS encoding EscN/YscN/HrcN family type III secretion system ATPase; its protein translation is MGEPARVKRLADLPRFAVYGRVRRVVGLVIEAAGVDAALGELCRITRPGDQQSVLAEVVGFHERGVLLMPLGRIEGVHPGSAVQALGRSWGVDVGPGLLGRVLNGLGQPIDGRGDLGAVERVPLFADPPNPLERDLVDEPLATGIRAIDGLLTLGRGQRVGIFAGSGVGKSTLLGMIAQRTSADVNVIALLGERGREVRDFVENALGPEGLARSVVVVATGDEAALIRARGALVATAIAEYFRDRGKHVLLMVDSITRVAMAWREIGLAVGEPPTSKGYPPSVFALLPRLLERAGTAARGSISGIYTVLVEGDDFNEPIADAVRSILDGHIVLSRRLATAGRFPAIEVLESTSRVRDRIIDAEQRRAADAVLKLLAAYREKEDLIAVGAYRQGSDPVVDAAIRMREPILSFLRQGTDDRTSYDETRRQLIELAAAIEKRQEAAA